Genomic window (Acidobacteriota bacterium):
GGTGCAGGAGGAGCCGGAAAACATGGGCGCGGCCTGCTTCGTCCGGCGCAAGTACCCGATCCCGTCGCTCCAGGTGGTCGCCCGGCGGGAGAGCGGCTCGCCGGCCACCGGCTTCCACGAGATCCACCAACTGGAGCAGCGGGAGCTTCTGGACCAGGCGTTCCGGTAGCGCCGGAACGCATCTCATCGAGGGAGCGGAACATGGTGATCCAAGTGAAGGTGCCCGCCGTCGGCGAATCCGTGAGCGAGGCCGTCGTGGGCCGCTGGTTCAAGGAATCCGGCGACTACGTCCGGGTCGACGAGCCCGTCTGCGAGATCGAGTCGGAAAAGGCCACTATGGAACTCAACGCCGAAGCGGCCGGCCGGCTGACGGTGACCGTGCCCACGGGCCGGACCGTCCCCATCGGCGCGGTCATCGCCGAGATCGACACCGCCGCGGCGCCGCCCGCGGGCGTCGCCGCGCCGCCGCGCGCC
Coding sequences:
- a CDS encoding dihydrolipoamide succinyltransferase is translated as MVIQVKVPAVGESVSEAVVGRWFKESGDYVRVDEPVCEIESEKATMELNAEAAGRLTVTVPTGRTVPIGAVIAEIDTAAAPPAGVAAPPRA